The following are from one region of the Cytobacillus firmus genome:
- the miaA gene encoding tRNA (adenosine(37)-N6)-dimethylallyltransferase MiaA: MSEKEKLAVLIGPTAVGKTKLSILLAKRFNAEIISGDSMQIYKSMDIGTAKIKEEEMEGIPHHLIDIKNPEEPFSAAEFQELVRSKIAEITSRGKLPMIVGGTGLYIQSVIYDYQFSDAPSDEEFRKILEERAEREGNTVLYEELLDIDPESAEKIHPNNIRRVIRALEIYHCTGKTMSQYQEKQNPELLYDVALIGLTMDRETLYDRINQRVDIMMEEGLLKEVRSLYDHGLMDCQSIQAIGYKELYEYFNGRVSLEDAVENLKQNSRRYAKRQLTWFRNKMNVEWFDMSDSVDPHEFEKKFAEISAHIEGKLKIKSNT, translated from the coding sequence ATGAGTGAAAAAGAAAAGCTTGCAGTGCTGATTGGCCCTACAGCTGTTGGGAAAACAAAATTAAGCATTCTTCTGGCAAAAAGATTTAATGCCGAGATCATCAGCGGAGATTCAATGCAAATATATAAAAGCATGGACATCGGAACGGCAAAGATTAAAGAAGAAGAAATGGAAGGGATTCCGCATCATCTAATTGACATCAAAAATCCTGAAGAGCCATTTTCGGCAGCTGAATTCCAGGAACTGGTACGAAGCAAAATCGCAGAGATCACCTCCAGAGGCAAACTTCCAATGATTGTTGGCGGGACGGGATTGTATATTCAATCTGTTATTTATGATTACCAATTTTCAGATGCGCCTTCAGATGAGGAATTCAGAAAAATCTTGGAGGAACGCGCTGAAAGGGAAGGGAACACTGTTCTTTATGAGGAGCTTTTGGACATAGACCCTGAAAGCGCGGAAAAAATTCACCCCAATAACATTCGAAGAGTGATCAGGGCGTTGGAAATTTACCATTGCACAGGAAAGACAATGTCTCAGTATCAGGAAAAACAAAACCCGGAACTGCTTTATGATGTGGCACTGATTGGGTTAACAATGGATCGGGAAACCTTATATGACCGCATCAATCAGAGAGTCGACATCATGATGGAGGAGGGCTTGCTTAAAGAGGTGCGATCTCTTTATGATCATGGATTAATGGATTGCCAGTCCATTCAGGCCATCGGTTATAAAGAGCTGTATGAATACTTTAATGGGCGTGTTTCATTGGAGGATGCTGTAGAAAATCTGAAGCAAAATTCAAGAAGATATGCAAAAAGACAGCTGACATGGTTTCGAAACAAGATGAATGTGGAATGGTTTGATATGTCCGATTCAGTTGATCCCCATGAGTTTGAAAAAAAATTCGCTGAAATTTCTGCTCATATTGAAGGAAAGCTGAAAATAAAATCGAATACATAA
- the spoVK gene encoding stage V sporulation protein K — protein MDQPIRLKNNGQISIVLNSQKRKTYTKELPESQAAPKAIPAEHTALKEIEEELGALVGMEEMKKMIKEIYAWIYVNKKREEAGLKAGKQALHMMFKGNPGTGKTTVARLIGKLFQKMNVLSKGHLIEAERADLVGEYIGHTAQKTRDLVKKAIGGILFIDEAYSLGRGGEKDFGKEAIDTLVKHMEDRQHDFILILAGYSREMNHFLTLNPGLHSRFPLVVDFPDYSIEQLMEIGQRMLKEREYTLSHESEKKLREHLHFVKTNLSPNSFSNGRYIRNILEKSIRAQAMRLLMQNSYDKHDLMTLRSNDLVFEEAD, from the coding sequence TTGGACCAGCCGATTCGCCTGAAAAATAATGGACAGATCAGCATCGTGCTCAATTCACAAAAGCGTAAAACATACACAAAAGAGCTTCCCGAATCCCAAGCGGCTCCAAAAGCCATTCCGGCTGAGCATACAGCTCTCAAAGAAATTGAAGAAGAACTTGGCGCTCTTGTAGGAATGGAAGAAATGAAGAAAATGATCAAGGAGATTTATGCCTGGATTTATGTGAATAAAAAGCGGGAAGAAGCCGGTCTCAAAGCTGGAAAGCAAGCATTGCATATGATGTTTAAGGGTAATCCCGGCACAGGTAAAACAACGGTTGCCCGATTAATAGGCAAGCTTTTTCAAAAAATGAATGTGCTGTCAAAAGGACATTTGATTGAAGCAGAGCGGGCCGACCTTGTAGGTGAATACATTGGCCATACCGCCCAAAAGACAAGGGATCTGGTAAAAAAAGCGATTGGCGGGATTCTTTTTATCGATGAAGCGTACTCATTAGGCAGAGGCGGAGAAAAAGACTTTGGCAAGGAAGCCATTGACACCCTCGTCAAGCATATGGAAGACCGCCAGCATGATTTTATTCTGATTCTGGCAGGCTATTCCAGAGAAATGAATCATTTCCTGACGCTGAATCCGGGTCTTCATTCACGTTTTCCACTTGTTGTTGACTTCCCTGATTACTCGATAGAGCAGCTGATGGAAATTGGGCAAAGGATGCTAAAGGAAAGGGAGTATACTTTAAGTCATGAATCCGAAAAGAAGCTGAGGGAGCACTTGCATTTTGTAAAAACCAATCTCAGCCCTAACAGCTTTTCGAACGGGCGCTACATCCGAAACATCCTTGAAAAATCAATCAGGGCACAGGCCATGCGTCTATTAATGCAAAACAGCTATGATAAACATGATCTGATGACTCTCAGAAGCAATGATTTGGTGTTTGAAGAAGCGGATTAA
- the hfq gene encoding RNA chaperone Hfq encodes MKSAINIQDQVLNQLRKDNINCTVFLLNGFQIRGQIKGFDNFTVLFESEGKQQLVYKHAISTFVPQRNVQLDMENQQ; translated from the coding sequence ATGAAATCAGCAATCAATATTCAAGATCAGGTACTTAACCAGCTACGCAAGGATAATATTAATTGTACTGTATTTTTGTTGAATGGATTCCAGATTAGAGGCCAAATCAAAGGCTTTGATAATTTTACAGTATTATTCGAATCAGAAGGGAAACAGCAGCTTGTTTATAAGCATGCCATTTCTACCTTCGTTCCACAGCGCAATGTTCAGCTGGATATGGAAAACCAGCAATAA
- the mreBH gene encoding rod-share determining protein MreBH: MLNTSEIGIDLGTANILVYSKTKGIILNEPSVVAIDTETKKVLAVGKEAKEMIGKTPGRIVAIRPLKDGVIADYDTTTEMLRQVMRKASKKVGFAIRKPNVVVCTPSGSTSVERRAIHDAVRHAGAKKVHLIEEPVAAAIGSGMPVDEPVANVVVDIGGGSTEVAIISFGGVVACNSIRIGGDRLDDDIIQYVRKEYNVLIGERTAEHIKMEIGYALIDHEELTMEVRGRDLVTGLPKTITLSSYEIRDAIKESLLHILEAIRATLEDSPAELSGDIVDRGVILSGGGALLNGMQEWLSHEIVVPVHLAPSPLESVAVGTGKALQFIDKLHTAVR; the protein is encoded by the coding sequence ATGTTAAATACATCTGAAATTGGAATAGACTTAGGGACTGCTAATATCCTTGTATACAGCAAAACCAAAGGCATTATCCTTAATGAACCTTCTGTAGTAGCAATTGATACAGAAACGAAAAAAGTGTTAGCTGTCGGTAAAGAAGCAAAAGAAATGATCGGGAAAACACCTGGCCGCATCGTTGCCATCCGGCCTCTTAAAGACGGGGTTATTGCCGACTATGACACAACAACGGAAATGCTTCGCCAGGTTATGCGAAAAGCATCGAAAAAAGTCGGATTCGCTATCAGAAAGCCGAATGTCGTTGTATGTACCCCTTCTGGTTCAACAAGTGTTGAAAGAAGAGCCATCCATGATGCTGTCCGCCATGCGGGAGCGAAGAAGGTACATCTGATCGAAGAACCTGTTGCAGCAGCAATTGGTTCAGGCATGCCTGTCGATGAGCCTGTCGCGAACGTAGTCGTTGATATTGGCGGCGGCTCAACAGAAGTTGCCATCATCTCTTTTGGCGGAGTTGTTGCCTGCAATTCAATCCGCATTGGCGGGGACAGACTTGACGATGATATCATTCAATATGTACGTAAAGAATACAACGTCCTTATTGGTGAAAGAACAGCCGAGCATATTAAAATGGAAATCGGCTACGCGCTGATTGACCATGAAGAACTTACAATGGAAGTGCGCGGCCGCGACCTTGTTACCGGCCTGCCGAAGACTATTACACTGTCTTCCTATGAAATCCGTGATGCAATCAAAGAATCATTGCTTCATATTCTTGAAGCAATCCGTGCAACCTTAGAGGACAGCCCGGCCGAACTTAGCGGAGATATCGTAGACCGCGGGGTAATCCTTTCCGGCGGCGGTGCCCTCTTAAACGGCATGCAGGAATGGCTTTCACATGAGATTGTTGTGCCTGTTCACCTTGCCCCTAGCCCGCTTGAATCTGTGGCAGTCGGAACAGGAAAAGCGCTGCAATTTATTGATAAGCTGCATACAGCGGTAAGATAA